One segment of Chionomys nivalis chromosome 1, mChiNiv1.1, whole genome shotgun sequence DNA contains the following:
- the Kbtbd2 gene encoding kelch repeat and BTB domain-containing protein 2 — protein MSTQEERQINTEYAVSLLEQLKLFYEQQLFTDIVLIVEGTEFPCHKMVLATCSSYFRAMFMSGLSESKQTHVHLRNVDAAALQMIITYAYTGNLAVNDSTVEQLYETACFLQVEDVLQRCREYLIKKINAENCVRLLSFADLFSCEELKQSAKRMVEHKFTAVYHQEAFMQLSHDLLIDILSSDNLNVEKEETVREAAMLWLEYNTESRSQYLSSVLSQIRIDALSEVTQRAWFQGLPPNDKSVVVQGLYKSMPKFFKPRLGMTKEEMMIFIEASSENPCSLYSSVCYSPQAEKVYKLCNPPADLHKVGTVVTPDNDIYIAGGQVPLKNTKTNHSKTSKLQTAFRTVNCFYWFDAQQNTWFPKTPMLFVRVKPSLVCCEGYIYAIGGDSVGGELNRRTVERYDTEKDEWTMVSPLPCAWQWSAAVVVHDCIYVMTLNLMYCYFPRSDSWVEMAMRQTSRSFASAAAFGDKIFYIGGLHIATNSGIRLPSGTVDGSSVTVEIYDVNKNEWKMAANIPAKRYSDPCVRAVVISNSLCVFMRETHLNERAKYVTYQYDLELDRWSLRQHISERVLWDLGRDFRCTVGKLYPSCLEESPWKPPTYLFSPDGTEEFELDGEMVALPPV, from the exons ATGTCCACTCAAGAGGAAAGGCAGATCAATACCGAGTATGCTGTGTCCTTGTTGGAACAGTTGAAACTGTTTTACGAACAGCAGTTGTTTACTGACATAGTGTTAATTGTTGAGGGCACCGAGTTCCCTTGCCATAAGATGGTTCTTGCAACATGTAGCTCCTATTTCAG GGCCATGTTCATGAGTGGACTAAGTGAAAGCAAGCAGACGCATGTGCACCTGAGGAATGTGGATGCTGCGGCCCTGCAGATGATAATAACCTATGCATACACAGGGAACTTGGCGGTGAATGACAGCACTGTAGAGCAGCTCTACGAAACAGCTTGCTTCCTGCAG GTAGAAGATGTATTACAGCGTTGTCgagaatatttaattaaaaaaatcaatgcagaGAACTGTGTTCGGTTGTTGAGTTTTGCTGATCTCTTCAGTTGTGAAGAGTTGAAGCAGAGTGCTAAAAGAATGGTGGAGCACAAGTTCACTGCTGTGTACCACCAGGAAGCCTTCATGCAGCTGTCCCACGACCTGCTGATAGACATTCTCAGCAGTGACAACCTAAATGTCGAAAAGGAAGAGACAGTCCGAGAAGCTGCGATGCTGTGGCTGGAGTACAACACAGAATCACGATCCCAGTATTTGTCTTCGGTTCTTAGCCAAATCAGAATTGATGCGCTTTCAGAAGTCACACAGAGAGCTTGGTTCCAGGGGCTCCCACCCAACGATAAGTCTGTTGTGGTTCAAGGTCTTTATAAGTCTATGCCCAAGTTTTTCAAACCAAGACTTGGGATGACTAAGGAGGAGATGATGATTTTCATTGAAGCATCATCAGAAAACCCTTGTAGTCTTTACTCTTCTGTCTGTTATAGCCCCCAGGCAGAGAAAGTTTACAAGTTATGCAACCCGCCAGCTGATTTGCATAAGGTTGGGACAGTTGTAACCCCTGATAATGATATTTACATAGCAGGGGGCCAGGTGCCcctgaaaaacacaaaaacaaatcacAGTAAGACAAGCAAACTGCAGACCGCCTTCAGAACTGTGAATTGCTTTTACTGGTTTGATGCACAACAAAATACCTGGTTTCCAAAGACGCCGATGCTCTTCGTTCGCGTGAAGCCATCCTTGGTTTGCTGTGAAGGCTATATCTATGCAATTGGAGGAGATAGTGTTGGTGGAGAACTTAATCGGAGGACTGTAGAAAGATATGACACTGAGAAGGATGAGTGGACAATGGTGAGCCCCTTACCCTGTGCTTGGCAGTGGAGTGCAGCCGTTGTGGTCCATGACTGCATTTATGTGATGACATTGAACCTCATGTACTGTTACTTTCCGAGGTCTGACTCATGGGTAGAGATGGCCATGAGGCAGACTAGCAGATCTTTTGCTTCAGCTGCAGCTTTTGGTGATAAAATTTTCTATATTGGAGGGTTGCATATTGCTACCAATTCTGGCATAAGACTCCCCTCTGGCACTGTAGATGGGTCTTCAGTAACTGTGGAAATTTATGATGTGAATAAAAACGAATGGAAAATGGCAGCCAACATCCCTGCTAAAAGGTACTCTGATCCCTGTGTTAGAGCTGTTGTGATCTCaaattctctttgtgtgtttatgcGAGAAACTCACTTAAATGAGCGAGCTAAATACGTCACCTACCAGTATGATTTGGAACTTGATCGGTGGTCTCTGCGGCAGCACATATCTGAACGTGTACTGTGGGACCTAGGGAGAGATTTTCGATGCACTGTGGGGAAGCTTTATCCATCCTGTCTTGAAGAATCTCCATGGAAGCCACCAACTTACCTTTTTTCACCAGATGGAActgaggagtttgaactggacGGAGAAATGGTTGCACTTCCCCCTGTATAG